A single region of the Leptolyngbya subtilissima AS-A7 genome encodes:
- the treY gene encoding malto-oligosyltrehalose synthase encodes MRIPTATYRLQFNSEFGFAAAQDIVEYLKNLGVSDIYASPIFKARKGSTHGYDVVDPTQLNPELGGEAAFQPLIDTVHHHSLGWLQDIVPNHMAYDGQNPYLMDIMEYGPDSEYFNFFDIEWEGPEELGGRVLAPMLGDFYDRCLERGEIQLSYDETGLSVNYYGLRFPVRIESYGRFLSYQSGRLAQQLDTSDRTFVKISGILYLVKNAIVDLKGREYRDQAQFAKGLLWDVYQESDAVREFIDQNLVIFNGTPDQPSSFDLLDELLSEQFYRLSFWKVGAEELNYRRFFTVNELICLKIDNQEVFDQTHDLICKLVKNDQFNGVRIDHIDGLYDPTRYLERLRDRLGDTYIVIEKILEDEETIPPEWPIQGTSGYDSLIQLNGVFCQQDNQDAFTHIYQQLTGENTPYPELVAAKKRLIAETNLVGDINNLARFLKRVCQQYRYGRDLTLYGLRTAIEEVLIAFPIYCTYVNQEKISERDLAYVQEAIEAARKRIPQLINELNLIERFLSLNFEGSLPEEEKAQWLHFVMRLQQFTGPLMAKGLEDTLFYGYNRFISLNEVGGTPGHFGLSMRQFHQRQQQRQQQWPHAMNASSTHDTKRSEDVRARLNVLSEIPSEWETAVNLWRSLNGSHKTVVRDQVVPDANDEYFLYQTLVGAFPFEDSELASFSDRVADYVVKAVREAKVHTAWLRPDADYEDGYVAFARAILTPGEKNNFLPEFRKFQQRIAEYGIYNSLSQVVLKLMLPGVPDIYQGQELWDFSLVDPDNRRPVDYNLRRHWLQELQQWGDDRAALLQNLLEYRQDGRIKLWVTHCGLAVRQAYPELFEQGDYQPLFARGDAEEHILAFARQWGNQWVVAIAPRFLTSRIEPGEYPIGKVWGDTTLALPSGAQHWQNWITGESVTTTTEDAALSDLLATFPYAILVGTAADQPALEATTES; translated from the coding sequence ATGCGTATCCCTACCGCGACCTACCGGCTTCAGTTCAACTCAGAGTTTGGGTTTGCTGCGGCCCAAGACATTGTGGAGTATCTCAAAAACCTTGGGGTTTCAGATATCTACGCCTCGCCGATTTTCAAAGCGCGAAAGGGCAGCACCCACGGCTACGATGTGGTTGACCCCACCCAGCTCAACCCCGAGCTCGGGGGCGAAGCAGCGTTTCAGCCGCTGATTGATACGGTGCACCACCACAGTTTGGGCTGGCTGCAAGATATTGTGCCCAACCACATGGCCTACGACGGCCAAAACCCGTACCTCATGGACATCATGGAGTACGGCCCCGACTCGGAATATTTCAACTTCTTCGACATTGAGTGGGAAGGGCCCGAGGAGCTGGGGGGACGAGTTTTGGCCCCCATGCTGGGAGATTTTTACGATCGCTGCCTAGAGCGGGGCGAAATTCAGCTCAGTTACGACGAGACTGGGCTGAGCGTTAACTACTACGGTCTGCGGTTTCCGGTGCGCATCGAGTCCTACGGGCGGTTTTTGAGCTACCAATCGGGGCGGCTAGCCCAGCAGCTTGACACCAGCGATCGCACCTTCGTCAAGATCTCAGGCATTCTCTACCTGGTCAAAAATGCGATCGTCGATCTCAAGGGCCGTGAATATCGCGACCAGGCTCAGTTTGCCAAAGGGCTGCTGTGGGATGTCTACCAAGAAAGCGACGCCGTTCGCGAGTTCATCGACCAAAACCTAGTGATCTTCAACGGCACCCCCGACCAGCCCAGCAGCTTTGATCTCCTCGACGAACTCCTCTCAGAACAGTTTTACCGCCTGTCATTTTGGAAAGTGGGAGCCGAGGAACTCAACTACCGCCGCTTCTTCACTGTCAACGAGCTGATCTGCCTCAAGATCGACAACCAGGAAGTCTTCGATCAAACCCACGACCTGATCTGCAAACTGGTCAAAAATGACCAATTCAACGGTGTCAGAATCGACCACATCGACGGGCTCTACGACCCCACTCGCTATCTAGAGCGGCTGCGCGATCGCCTGGGCGACACCTACATCGTCATCGAAAAAATTCTTGAAGACGAAGAAACCATACCTCCCGAATGGCCAATTCAAGGCACCTCGGGCTACGACTCGCTGATTCAGCTCAACGGCGTCTTTTGTCAGCAGGACAACCAAGACGCCTTCACCCACATCTACCAACAGCTGACCGGCGAAAACACCCCCTACCCCGAGCTAGTGGCCGCCAAGAAACGGCTGATCGCCGAGACTAACCTAGTCGGCGACATTAACAACCTGGCCCGGTTTCTCAAGCGCGTCTGTCAGCAATATCGCTACGGGCGCGACCTCACCCTCTACGGCCTGCGCACCGCCATTGAAGAGGTGCTGATTGCCTTCCCGATCTATTGCACCTACGTCAACCAGGAGAAGATCTCCGAGCGCGATCTGGCCTACGTGCAGGAGGCGATCGAGGCCGCCCGCAAGCGCATTCCCCAGCTGATCAACGAGCTAAATTTAATCGAGCGATTCCTATCGCTCAACTTTGAAGGCTCGCTGCCCGAGGAAGAAAAGGCCCAGTGGCTGCACTTCGTCATGCGCCTCCAACAGTTTACCGGCCCGCTGATGGCCAAAGGCCTAGAAGACACCCTCTTCTACGGCTACAACCGCTTTATCAGCCTGAATGAGGTGGGTGGCACACCGGGGCATTTTGGCCTTTCGATGCGGCAGTTTCACCAGCGGCAGCAGCAGCGACAGCAGCAGTGGCCCCATGCCATGAACGCCAGCTCAACCCACGATACCAAGCGCAGCGAAGACGTGCGCGCCCGGCTCAATGTGCTCTCTGAAATCCCCAGCGAATGGGAAACAGCCGTCAACCTCTGGCGCAGCCTCAACGGCAGCCACAAAACGGTGGTGCGCGACCAGGTGGTACCCGACGCCAACGACGAATATTTTCTCTACCAAACCCTGGTGGGAGCGTTTCCGTTTGAGGATAGCGAGCTGGCTAGCTTTAGCGATCGCGTTGCCGACTACGTGGTCAAAGCCGTGCGCGAAGCCAAGGTGCACACCGCCTGGCTGCGCCCCGACGCCGACTACGAAGACGGCTATGTAGCCTTTGCCCGCGCCATTTTGACCCCCGGTGAAAAGAACAATTTTCTCCCCGAGTTTCGCAAGTTCCAGCAGCGCATTGCCGAATATGGCATCTACAACTCGCTCTCCCAGGTGGTGCTCAAGCTGATGCTGCCAGGGGTACCCGACATCTACCAGGGTCAAGAACTGTGGGATTTTAGCCTGGTTGACCCCGACAACCGCCGCCCCGTTGACTACAACCTGCGGCGCCACTGGCTGCAAGAGTTGCAGCAGTGGGGCGACGATCGCGCTGCCCTGCTCCAAAACCTGCTGGAGTACCGCCAAGACGGACGCATTAAACTGTGGGTGACCCACTGCGGGCTGGCGGTGCGGCAGGCCTACCCCGAGCTGTTTGAGCAGGGCGACTACCAGCCGCTGTTTGCGCGTGGTGATGCAGAGGAGCACATTTTGGCCTTTGCTCGCCAGTGGGGCAATCAGTGGGTGGTGGCGATCGCCCCCCGTTTTCTCACCAGCCGCATTGAACCGGGCGAATACCCCATCGGCAAGGTGTGGGGCGACACCACCCTGGCCCTGCCCAGCGGCGCTCAGCACTGGCAAAACTGGATCACAGGCGAATCGGTTACTACCACCACCGAAGATGCCGCCCTGTCGGACCTGTTGGCCACATTTCCGTACGCTATCTTGGTTGGCACAGCAGCCGACCAGCCAGCCCTAGAAGCTACCACCGAATCCTAA
- a CDS encoding nuclease-related domain-containing protein, translating into MIVKELDPLAPNASKQMQAGHRAEEQMAFYLRRAFSEDPKIKVLNGLRLERRGEVAQIDHLLISTHGFILIESKSVTTQIRVNEQGEWSRQVGSVWQGMPSPLLQVERQAELLKTLLNDHVDQFFRKVLTLQLTFASVPFDGLVAISDIGVVQRPPGFATQQVLKADQITKRIQEMHAAYRRASSLFSLNVRDAGAEFNDRKVTNLAEFLLQQHSPQTQLPPLEIPTALPNSVKTPSISRSKQVVLPVAKPQSDRPPLPRRQVAPAPNTLKGSAPATVKPQPRPVPSPQSQVVSAGAVSPSAGNALAPACRTCGSSHLTIVYGKYGYYFKCADCEGNTPIKVTCANGEKAKISKQGREFYLVCQDAPQPQLFYINPT; encoded by the coding sequence ATGATTGTTAAAGAGTTAGATCCTCTCGCCCCTAACGCCAGTAAGCAGATGCAGGCGGGGCACAGGGCTGAAGAACAAATGGCGTTTTACCTGCGCAGGGCATTCAGCGAAGATCCCAAAATCAAGGTACTAAACGGATTGCGGCTAGAGCGCCGGGGAGAGGTAGCCCAAATTGACCACCTGCTGATTAGCACCCACGGCTTTATTTTGATCGAGAGTAAGAGCGTCACCACGCAAATCCGGGTCAATGAGCAAGGGGAGTGGTCACGCCAGGTGGGGTCAGTTTGGCAGGGCATGCCATCTCCCCTACTGCAAGTTGAGCGCCAGGCAGAGTTGCTCAAGACCTTACTAAACGACCACGTTGATCAGTTCTTCCGCAAGGTGCTAACGCTTCAGCTCACCTTTGCTTCAGTTCCCTTTGATGGGCTGGTGGCTATTTCTGACATCGGGGTGGTTCAGCGCCCTCCCGGTTTTGCCACGCAGCAGGTGCTCAAAGCCGATCAGATCACTAAACGAATTCAGGAAATGCATGCCGCCTATCGTCGGGCCAGCAGTTTATTCTCCCTCAACGTGAGGGATGCTGGGGCCGAATTTAACGACAGGAAAGTAACCAACCTAGCGGAGTTTTTGCTGCAACAGCACAGTCCTCAAACCCAGCTGCCTCCTCTAGAGATTCCTACAGCGCTGCCCAATTCTGTGAAAACGCCCTCTATTTCGAGATCTAAGCAGGTTGTTCTTCCTGTTGCCAAACCTCAGTCTGATCGGCCACCCTTACCCCGACGTCAAGTGGCACCAGCTCCAAATACCCTCAAGGGCTCTGCCCCGGCTACCGTTAAACCCCAGCCACGGCCAGTTCCCTCACCTCAATCTCAGGTCGTTTCAGCAGGGGCGGTTTCACCCTCTGCTGGGAACGCTTTGGCTCCCGCCTGTCGCACCTGTGGTAGCAGCCACTTGACCATTGTGTATGGCAAATATGGCTACTATTTCAAGTGTGCTGATTGTGAGGGCAACACGCCAATTAAAGTAACCTGTGCCAATGGCGAAAAAGCCAAAATTTCAAAGCAAGGACGGGAGTTTTATCTAGTGTGCCAGGACGCACCACAACCCCAACTCTTTTACATCAATCCGACTTAA
- a CDS encoding diacylglycerol/lipid kinase family protein — MKVTLIHNSKAGDDKHPSKDVLLSLIEQSGYEVNYQSTKHDKWVAALENPGDLVVAAGGDGTVGQVAQRLVGQDIPMAVLPMGTANNIAKTLGLMDIPLEQLVEGWATAQHIKFDSAIASGAWGTTQLIESLGMGLFARTMSKVEHSGHLKHVATAEEEIATVLDLLKQRVSRCPVRSLTLSLDGQDISGEYVLLEVMNIEYVGPNLHLAPNISLNDGLLTVVLVREGEQDKIINYLSDCLAGKCDLAPFTQYQGRHLQIQGEGFDIHADDKILSKSDLASLDGSIVIDVSVVPQSLEFLLPASN; from the coding sequence ATGAAAGTTACGCTGATTCATAATTCCAAGGCAGGCGATGATAAACACCCTTCCAAAGATGTACTTTTATCTCTAATTGAACAGTCTGGTTATGAGGTTAACTATCAGTCGACCAAACACGACAAATGGGTTGCTGCCTTGGAAAATCCCGGCGACTTAGTAGTCGCTGCCGGGGGGGATGGCACTGTTGGTCAGGTGGCCCAACGCTTGGTCGGGCAAGATATTCCGATGGCTGTCTTGCCCATGGGGACAGCCAATAATATCGCCAAAACGCTGGGCTTGATGGACATTCCTCTGGAGCAGCTTGTTGAAGGATGGGCCACTGCACAACACATTAAGTTTGATAGTGCGATCGCCAGCGGAGCCTGGGGCACAACTCAACTGATTGAAAGTTTAGGTATGGGTCTATTTGCTCGAACCATGTCTAAGGTTGAGCATAGTGGTCATCTAAAGCATGTGGCAACCGCTGAAGAGGAAATTGCAACTGTCTTAGACCTGCTAAAACAGCGGGTTTCCCGATGCCCTGTCCGATCTTTAACCCTTTCTTTGGATGGTCAAGATATTTCAGGCGAATATGTTTTGCTGGAGGTTATGAATATTGAATATGTTGGACCTAACCTACACCTGGCCCCAAATATAAGCCTCAATGACGGGCTGTTGACCGTTGTGCTGGTGCGAGAGGGCGAGCAAGATAAGATTATCAATTACCTATCTGACTGCTTAGCTGGCAAATGCGATCTAGCCCCGTTCACGCAGTATCAGGGCCGACACTTACAGATTCAGGGAGAAGGGTTTGATATTCACGCTGATGACAAAATTCTGTCCAAGAGCGATTTAGCTTCGCTAGATGGCTCTATCGTTATTGACGTAAGCGTTGTCCCCCAATCGCTTGAATTTCTCTTGCCAGCATCCAACTAG
- the surE gene encoding 5'/3'-nucleotidase SurE, with product MRILIANDDGIYSPGIAALAEVAATFGQVRIVAPDVEMSSAGHSITASRPLSYKRTPLRDFEAYRVNGTPADCVALGAYNWDKVNVVLSGINLGSNLGNAMWHSGTLAAAKQAVLLGMRGIALSAPATESEPDFDLLKPYLAKVLELLLPDPDLALVNVNFPNQAPQGLRWTRQSVRQYDGQVMPSKDPMGRQHFWFTVIPLEAPEAGTDRWAVDQGYVSMTPLRLDLTNEDALAQAQLKHSCN from the coding sequence ATGCGGATACTTATTGCTAACGACGACGGAATTTACAGCCCTGGTATTGCAGCCCTGGCAGAGGTAGCCGCAACCTTTGGCCAAGTGCGTATCGTCGCACCCGATGTAGAAATGTCTTCGGCGGGGCACTCCATTACGGCTTCGCGCCCCCTCTCCTACAAGCGCACACCCCTGCGAGATTTTGAGGCCTACCGCGTCAACGGTACCCCCGCCGATTGCGTAGCACTAGGTGCTTACAACTGGGACAAAGTGAATGTAGTGCTGTCGGGTATCAATTTAGGCAGCAACTTAGGCAATGCAATGTGGCATTCAGGCACTCTTGCGGCGGCCAAGCAAGCAGTTCTGTTGGGGATGCGCGGCATTGCCCTCAGTGCGCCCGCGACTGAGAGTGAGCCCGATTTTGACCTACTAAAGCCCTACCTGGCAAAGGTTCTAGAGTTACTCTTGCCAGATCCAGACCTAGCCTTAGTCAACGTCAATTTTCCTAACCAGGCTCCTCAGGGCTTGCGCTGGACTCGCCAGTCGGTGCGACAGTACGACGGCCAGGTCATGCCTAGTAAGGATCCGATGGGGCGGCAGCACTTCTGGTTCACAGTGATACCGCTGGAGGCTCCTGAGGCTGGGACTGATCGCTGGGCTGTAGACCAAGGCTATGTCTCGATGACACCCCTGCGCCTTGACCTAACCAATGAAGATGCCCTAGCTCAAGCACAGTTGAAGCATTCTTGCAATTGA
- the hpsU gene encoding hormogonium polysaccharide biosynthesis acetyltransferase HpsU yields the protein MTAPPDSSHSPLDSGGERPWVRLDAYDQSWYKPGRSKVVILLWWLLQAVLFPLTPHASHGPRRWLLRQFGATVGQGVVIRPTARFTYPWNVSIGDHSWIGDDVVLYSLAQITIGQHCVISQKSYLCTGSHDIHDPRFGLIVAPVTVENGAWVATDCFVAPGVTVGANSVVGARSSVLKSLPSGQICYGNPCRAVAPRQMVNNQG from the coding sequence ATGACGGCTCCCCCCGATTCTAGTCACAGCCCTTTGGATAGTGGCGGCGAGCGCCCCTGGGTGCGGCTCGATGCCTACGACCAGTCGTGGTATAAACCGGGGCGATCGAAGGTCGTCATTCTGCTGTGGTGGCTGTTGCAGGCGGTGCTATTTCCCCTCACGCCCCACGCCTCCCACGGGCCGAGGCGCTGGCTGCTGCGTCAGTTTGGGGCCACTGTTGGCCAGGGTGTGGTGATTCGCCCTACCGCTCGGTTCACCTACCCGTGGAATGTGAGTATCGGCGACCACAGCTGGATTGGCGATGACGTAGTGCTCTATAGCCTGGCCCAAATTACCATTGGCCAACACTGCGTAATTTCGCAAAAAAGCTACCTGTGCACTGGCAGCCACGACATTCACGACCCACGCTTTGGCTTGATAGTTGCACCAGTGACCGTTGAGAACGGCGCTTGGGTGGCGACCGACTGCTTTGTGGCCCCTGGGGTGACGGTGGGAGCCAATAGCGTTGTAGGAGCCCGCAGCAGCGTATTAAAATCGCTGCCGTCGGGGCAGATTTGCTATGGCAATCCTTGCCGGGCCGTAGCGCCGCGTCAGATGGTAAATAATCAGGGCTAG
- a CDS encoding glycosyltransferase family 2 protein translates to MVKTTPKVPISVLIPAKDEEQNLPACLASLERAAEIFVVDSNSSDRSIEIATAAGAKVVQFDFNGHWPKKKNWALDNLPFSHEWVLIVDCDERITPELWDEITNAIQQNEFDGYYLNRRVFFLGTWIRHGGKYPDWNLRLFRHQKGRYENLQTADIPNTGDNEVHEHVMVEGAVGYLKHDMLHEDFRDLYHWLARHNRYSNWEAQVYYNLLTGMGDGGTIGANLFGDAVQRKRFLKKIWVRLPFKPLLRFVLFYVLRLGFLDGRAGYIYGRLLSQYEYQIGVKLFELRQFGGQLNVTPKENATLPQPVVQPSIISVESAP, encoded by the coding sequence ATGGTTAAGACGACCCCCAAAGTCCCCATCTCTGTGCTAATTCCGGCTAAGGATGAGGAGCAAAATCTACCCGCCTGTCTGGCCAGCCTAGAGCGGGCGGCGGAGATTTTTGTAGTGGATTCAAACAGCAGCGATCGCAGTATCGAGATTGCCACCGCTGCTGGGGCTAAGGTGGTGCAGTTTGACTTCAACGGCCACTGGCCCAAAAAGAAAAACTGGGCCTTAGACAACTTGCCCTTTAGCCACGAGTGGGTGCTGATTGTCGACTGTGACGAGCGCATTACCCCAGAACTGTGGGATGAGATTACTAACGCTATTCAGCAGAACGAGTTTGACGGTTACTACTTAAACCGCCGGGTATTCTTTCTTGGCACTTGGATTCGCCACGGCGGTAAATACCCCGACTGGAACCTGCGCCTGTTTCGCCACCAAAAGGGCCGCTACGAAAATCTGCAAACCGCCGATATTCCTAACACTGGCGATAACGAAGTGCACGAGCACGTCATGGTCGAAGGTGCCGTAGGCTACCTAAAGCACGATATGCTCCACGAAGACTTTCGTGACTTGTACCACTGGCTAGCCCGCCACAACCGCTACTCTAACTGGGAGGCCCAGGTCTACTACAACCTGCTCACCGGCATGGGCGACGGCGGCACCATCGGCGCAAATCTGTTTGGCGATGCGGTGCAGCGCAAGCGATTTCTCAAGAAAATTTGGGTGCGGCTGCCCTTTAAACCGCTGCTGCGGTTTGTGCTGTTTTATGTGCTGCGGCTAGGCTTTCTAGACGGGCGAGCGGGCTATATCTATGGACGGCTGCTGAGCCAGTATGAGTACCAGATTGGGGTGAAACTGTTCGAGCTTAGGCAGTTTGGTGGGCAGCTCAATGTCACCCCCAAAGAAAATGCGACCCTACCACAGCCAGTAGTTCAGCCATCGATTATTTCGGTAGAATCAGCCCCTTAA
- a CDS encoding glycosyltransferase family 2 protein, with the protein MTQPLISAIICTHNRACYLGAAIASLLEQTYAAYEIIVVDNASTDDTKAVVETYLSNPTLTYVYESTLGLSAARNRGAAIAKGTILAYLDDDAEASPHWLVALAAAFEQHPKAAIAGGYVSLIWPQNMTPPRWLSSTLSESLGAYDLGTTTRLITNPGQTPRGLNYGVKKSFLDAAGGFDPQLGRVGKNLLSNEELHLTQLALAAGHEVLFVPQAQVAHNVAPERLRRGWFLRRSWWQGISECYREQLSHTLTLERVRVRSLCLLRGLVKTLRYWSDPALRFENLVYAYGQLGYVVGGLRHLLPRPGAKVCP; encoded by the coding sequence ATGACTCAACCCCTGATTTCAGCAATTATTTGTACCCACAACCGGGCTTGCTATCTAGGGGCAGCGATCGCCAGCCTGCTTGAGCAAACCTACGCCGCCTACGAAATTATTGTGGTGGATAACGCTTCGACGGATGACACCAAGGCCGTAGTTGAAACGTATCTGTCCAACCCCACACTGACCTACGTGTACGAGAGCACCCTGGGGCTGTCGGCGGCACGCAACCGGGGTGCTGCGATCGCCAAGGGTACTATTCTCGCTTACCTCGACGACGATGCCGAAGCCTCTCCCCACTGGCTGGTCGCCCTAGCGGCGGCCTTTGAGCAGCACCCCAAGGCGGCGATCGCGGGCGGCTACGTCAGCCTGATTTGGCCACAGAATATGACTCCGCCTCGCTGGCTGTCGTCTACGCTTTCTGAGAGCCTGGGTGCCTACGATTTGGGCACTACGACGCGACTCATCACTAACCCAGGGCAAACCCCCCGAGGGCTCAACTACGGCGTCAAAAAAAGCTTTCTCGATGCTGCAGGTGGCTTTGACCCACAACTCGGTCGAGTGGGCAAAAATCTGCTCTCGAATGAAGAACTGCACCTGACTCAACTGGCCCTGGCCGCTGGGCATGAGGTTTTGTTTGTACCCCAGGCCCAGGTAGCCCACAACGTGGCTCCCGAACGACTGCGTCGGGGCTGGTTTTTGCGCCGCAGCTGGTGGCAGGGCATTAGCGAATGCTACCGCGAGCAGCTTAGCCACACCCTAACCCTAGAGCGGGTGCGGGTGCGAAGCTTGTGTTTGCTGCGAGGCCTGGTTAAGACTCTGCGCTACTGGTCTGACCCAGCACTGCGGTTTGAAAATTTGGTCTACGCCTACGGGCAACTGGGCTATGTGGTGGGCGGTCTGCGCCACCTACTGCCTCGCCCTGGGGCGAAGGTCTGCCCCTAA
- a CDS encoding fatty acid desaturase, protein MQVDRVPPGATDAEFSAYVRSAQELDFTLQDLRAAIPAHCFQPSVLKSLAYFFLDLGIIAALYAVAHAVNSWLFFPIFWLAQGTMFWAIFVVGHDCGHGSFSRYKWLNSLVGHLSHTPILVPYHGWRISHRTHHANTGNIDTDESWYPIDESTYQAMPWAQKMVRFYGALFAYPFYLFFRSSGRSGSHFMPSSPLFRPSERRDVLVSTLCWSAMVVFLAWVGLTQGLLFLATYYVAPYLVFIVWLDLVTFLHHTEPDIPWYRGDEWYFLKGALSTIDRDYGFINPIHHNIGTHVAHHIFLAIPHYHLKTATEAIKPILGDYYRRSEEPVWRSFARSFWACHYVADQGAKVYYQPHPSYRQ, encoded by the coding sequence GTGCAAGTAGATCGTGTTCCTCCAGGAGCTACAGATGCAGAATTTTCGGCCTACGTTCGCTCAGCCCAGGAGCTAGACTTTACCCTTCAAGATCTCAGGGCGGCGATTCCGGCCCATTGTTTTCAGCCTTCCGTGCTTAAGTCGCTGGCCTACTTCTTTTTAGATTTAGGGATTATCGCGGCGCTATATGCCGTGGCCCACGCAGTCAATTCTTGGCTGTTTTTCCCAATATTTTGGCTGGCTCAGGGCACGATGTTCTGGGCTATTTTTGTGGTCGGCCACGACTGCGGCCATGGCTCATTTTCTCGCTACAAGTGGCTCAACAGCCTGGTCGGTCATCTGTCCCACACGCCCATTTTGGTGCCTTACCACGGCTGGCGAATTAGCCACCGCACCCATCACGCCAACACCGGCAACATCGACACTGACGAAAGTTGGTACCCAATAGATGAGTCGACCTATCAAGCTATGCCTTGGGCGCAAAAGATGGTGCGTTTCTACGGAGCGTTGTTTGCTTATCCGTTCTATCTGTTCTTTCGGTCGTCGGGGCGCAGTGGCTCTCACTTCATGCCCAGCAGTCCGCTGTTTCGTCCCTCTGAGCGGCGTGACGTGCTGGTGAGCACTCTGTGCTGGTCGGCTATGGTCGTGTTTTTGGCCTGGGTAGGATTAACTCAGGGGCTGTTGTTTTTGGCGACCTACTATGTAGCACCCTACCTGGTGTTCATTGTGTGGCTTGATTTGGTGACGTTTTTGCACCACACCGAGCCAGATATCCCTTGGTATCGGGGGGATGAGTGGTATTTCCTCAAGGGGGCGCTGTCGACCATTGACCGTGACTATGGGTTTATCAATCCCATTCACCACAACATCGGCACCCACGTGGCCCACCACATTTTCTTGGCTATTCCCCACTATCACCTGAAGACGGCAACCGAGGCCATTAAGCCAATTTTGGGCGATTATTACCGTCGCTCTGAAGAGCCGGTGTGGAGAAGCTTTGCCCGATCGTTTTGGGCCTGCCACTATGTGGCGGATCAAGGGGCGAAGGTCTATTACCAACCCCACCCTAGCTACCGCCAGTAA